Proteins from a single region of Deinococcus sp. Leaf326:
- a CDS encoding nuclease-related domain-containing DEAD/DEAH box helicase yields MAEFVVTEAFGGPGEHGEARVFEAVKAAYAGDEALGFWRYPLVTRETVREPDILIADPELGLTVIEVKSLPLDLIAGVSGYRWDLTRPYYGKMHLNPYEQARKQAQLLGEMAIRRSDLAQLATRALVALPLITREAWDERFGHLLSDVPMLFADQLTPAQLRAALTRTPSVRYGAPLDDTAWMTLRSALGTSGNIPKRIIRPPVPVVAPAPARRADLVTRAARHLHAFDLQQELIAKTILPGPQRIRGIAGSGKTVLLAQKAATMHLRHPDWNIALVFFSRSLYDQIRTQVDHWLRQASGGEQSLQTVGHRLRILHAWGSKDQPGFYRTLASQVGVTPLTVDRTPPGSPTSKLLFACRALLLDAQLTGSSLQVFDAVLIDEGQDLVHEEAALNFEEKQDFYWMAYQSLRPVARDVLLDTGEPEARRLIWGYDEAQSLDTLTIPNTRELFGDAGAAIFGPGVSYKGGIKKSEVMNRCYRTPGPVLLAAHALGMGLLREGGMLAGLTNRADWQAIGYDVNGQFRSGSEVTLTRSPENSPNPLAGLTDEPLVTFDTYPTRRAELMALIERVQKDLSVHGLYPSRQILIVVPGLDWEPYTLQEDVFKALRSVNISVYLPGNKDVNAPRQKWPDTDPNGFWRDGAVTVSPVMQAKGNEADVVYVVGVDRIAAHEDVIRLCNQLFVGISRSRGWVHLSGSGMDGVPLASEIRRVLASGPELRFTYRQPRRQLDDVRN; encoded by the coding sequence GTGGCGGAATTTGTCGTAACGGAAGCCTTCGGCGGCCCGGGAGAGCATGGGGAAGCGCGGGTTTTCGAGGCTGTCAAAGCCGCATATGCTGGCGATGAAGCCCTGGGATTCTGGCGCTACCCCCTGGTGACTCGTGAAACGGTGCGGGAACCGGACATCCTGATCGCTGATCCAGAGCTTGGCCTGACAGTGATTGAGGTCAAGAGCCTGCCGCTGGACCTGATCGCAGGCGTAAGTGGTTATCGGTGGGATCTCACCCGCCCCTACTACGGCAAGATGCACCTGAATCCATACGAGCAGGCCCGCAAGCAAGCGCAGTTGCTCGGGGAAATGGCTATACGCCGCAGTGACCTCGCCCAACTCGCCACGCGAGCCCTCGTGGCACTCCCGCTGATCACGCGTGAAGCGTGGGACGAGCGGTTCGGACATCTGCTCAGCGATGTGCCGATGTTGTTCGCAGATCAACTGACGCCTGCGCAACTCCGGGCTGCATTAACGCGAACACCATCTGTGCGTTACGGCGCGCCGCTGGACGATACGGCGTGGATGACGCTCCGTAGTGCCCTGGGGACTAGTGGGAACATTCCCAAACGGATCATCCGTCCTCCGGTCCCGGTGGTGGCTCCCGCGCCAGCCCGTCGGGCAGACCTCGTCACGCGCGCCGCGCGGCACCTGCATGCTTTCGACCTGCAGCAGGAACTCATCGCCAAGACCATCCTGCCCGGCCCGCAGCGTATCCGTGGGATCGCCGGCAGCGGGAAGACCGTGTTGCTCGCACAGAAGGCCGCCACCATGCACCTGCGCCACCCGGATTGGAACATCGCGCTGGTATTTTTCTCCCGGAGTTTGTATGACCAGATCCGCACTCAAGTCGACCACTGGCTGCGGCAGGCCAGTGGGGGAGAGCAGTCCCTGCAGACTGTCGGGCATCGCCTGCGGATCCTCCACGCGTGGGGCAGTAAGGACCAGCCAGGCTTCTACCGCACGCTGGCCTCTCAGGTGGGCGTCACACCACTCACCGTAGACCGCACGCCGCCCGGTAGCCCGACCAGCAAGCTCCTCTTCGCGTGTCGGGCGCTCCTACTTGACGCGCAGCTCACGGGCTCCTCCCTACAGGTATTCGACGCGGTGTTGATTGACGAGGGACAGGACCTCGTACACGAGGAAGCAGCCCTGAACTTCGAAGAGAAGCAGGACTTCTATTGGATGGCCTATCAGAGCCTGCGTCCAGTGGCACGCGATGTCCTGCTGGATACAGGGGAGCCAGAAGCGCGGCGGCTGATCTGGGGGTATGACGAGGCGCAGAGTTTGGATACGCTGACTATCCCGAACACGCGGGAACTATTTGGGGACGCGGGCGCCGCCATCTTCGGGCCGGGGGTCTCCTATAAGGGTGGGATCAAGAAGAGCGAGGTGATGAACCGCTGCTACCGCACGCCAGGGCCGGTGCTGCTGGCCGCGCACGCGCTCGGGATGGGCTTGCTGCGCGAGGGTGGGATGCTCGCGGGCCTGACCAACCGCGCCGACTGGCAGGCCATCGGGTACGACGTCAACGGACAGTTTCGCAGCGGCAGCGAGGTTACTCTGACCCGCTCGCCGGAGAACTCGCCGAATCCGCTGGCAGGCCTGACGGACGAACCACTCGTCACCTTCGATACATACCCGACCCGCCGGGCGGAACTCATGGCGCTGATCGAGCGCGTGCAGAAGGACCTGAGCGTGCACGGCCTGTATCCGAGCCGGCAGATCCTGATCGTCGTGCCGGGTCTGGACTGGGAACCGTACACGCTTCAGGAAGATGTCTTCAAGGCCCTGCGCAGCGTGAATATCAGTGTGTACCTGCCCGGCAATAAAGACGTGAATGCCCCGCGGCAAAAGTGGCCGGATACGGATCCGAATGGCTTTTGGCGTGACGGGGCCGTGACGGTCTCCCCAGTTATGCAGGCCAAGGGGAACGAGGCGGACGTGGTGTATGTGGTCGGCGTGGACCGGATCGCGGCGCATGAGGATGTCATCCGCCTGTGTAACCAGCTGTTCGTCGGAATCAGCCGCAGTCGCGGCTGGGTGCACCTCAGCGGATCCGGCATGGACGGCGTGCCGCTGGCCAGCGAGATCCGGCGGGTGCTGGCGAGTGGTCCGGAACTGCGCTTTACATACCGCCAGCCTCGCCGGCAACTCGACGACGTCCGCAACTGA
- a CDS encoding IS3 family transposase, which yields MIFRFIERHHNEFPVELMCRILDVSISGYYAARRRPESERITKDRVLTEKIRSSFEESRGTYGALHIQVDLQAQGEQVSCQRIRRLMRQAGLVARGKRKFRTTTKAKSSRPVAENILDRVFTADGPNRKWVTDITYVPTCEGWLYLATVMDLYSRKMVGWALNERLQTPLSPAALEMAVARRNPPGGLLHHSDRGSQYTSDVYLQALDRLQAVQSMSEAGKCWDNAVQESFFATLKMEMGLSEAQWGRAQTRTEVFEWIEVFYNRRRRHSSLGYQSPTAFEEQAYILN from the coding sequence CTGATCTTCAGGTTCATCGAGCGGCATCACAACGAGTTCCCGGTGGAACTGATGTGCCGGATTCTGGACGTGAGCATCAGCGGGTACTACGCTGCGCGGAGAAGGCCGGAGAGCGAGAGGATCACGAAAGATCGCGTGCTAACCGAGAAAATCAGGAGCAGCTTCGAGGAGAGTCGGGGAACGTACGGGGCGCTGCACATCCAAGTCGACCTGCAGGCACAGGGAGAGCAGGTCAGTTGTCAGCGGATCAGGCGACTCATGCGACAAGCTGGGCTTGTCGCGCGTGGGAAACGGAAGTTCCGCACGACGACCAAAGCGAAATCTTCGCGTCCAGTCGCGGAAAACATTCTTGATCGGGTGTTCACTGCGGACGGCCCGAACCGGAAGTGGGTCACGGACATCACGTATGTCCCTACCTGTGAAGGCTGGTTGTACCTGGCGACGGTCATGGACCTGTACTCGAGGAAAATGGTCGGCTGGGCGCTGAATGAGCGACTTCAGACGCCGCTGTCACCAGCGGCGTTGGAGATGGCCGTGGCGCGTCGGAACCCACCAGGCGGACTCCTGCATCACTCGGATCGAGGGAGCCAGTACACGAGCGATGTGTACCTGCAGGCGCTGGACAGATTGCAGGCCGTTCAGAGTATGAGCGAGGCGGGGAAATGCTGGGATAACGCTGTTCAGGAAAGCTTTTTTGCGACTTTGAAAATGGAGATGGGACTCAGTGAAGCGCAGTGGGGCCGTGCCCAGACACGGACAGAGGTGTTCGAGTGGATTGAAGTGTTCTATAACCGTCGCCGTCGTCACTCGTCGCTGGGGTATCAGTCACCGACGGCCTTCGAGGAGCAGGCCTACATCCTGAACTGA
- a CDS encoding transposase — MSVPKQKFTAEFKHEAVRLVRTTGKSCAQIARDLGIPPHYVVRWKQQQDTQTAAGRPVFTGRGILALSPQEVRLKELERELEIARQERDVLKKALAFFAKQP, encoded by the coding sequence ATGTCCGTACCCAAGCAGAAATTCACCGCTGAGTTCAAACACGAAGCCGTCCGGCTGGTTCGCACAACCGGAAAGAGTTGCGCCCAAATTGCCCGCGACCTCGGCATTCCCCCTCACTACGTCGTCCGGTGGAAGCAGCAGCAGGACACCCAGACAGCGGCCGGCCGCCCAGTCTTCACCGGGCGGGGCATCCTCGCCCTTTCGCCTCAGGAGGTTCGCCTGAAGGAACTGGAACGGGAGCTGGAAATTGCACGACAAGAACGGGATGTCCTGAAAAAAGCGCTGGCCTTCTTCGCGAAGCAGCCCTGA